One genomic window of Halobacterium noricense includes the following:
- a CDS encoding winged helix-turn-helix domain-containing protein, with amino-acid sequence MESREGNPSASLLEVFADDYSRTILLAAEEEPRTAKDLSEVCDASLATIYRRISTLRGHDLIAVHSTIGSGGEHKQLFETTVEAFHVSIADGEFELSVETRDELADNFASLWENFREST; translated from the coding sequence ATGGAGAGTCGTGAGGGCAATCCGTCCGCGTCCCTCCTCGAAGTCTTTGCGGACGACTACTCACGCACGATTCTACTTGCAGCTGAGGAGGAGCCACGAACGGCAAAGGATCTTAGCGAGGTCTGTGACGCGTCGCTGGCGACCATTTACCGTCGCATCTCCACATTACGGGGCCATGATCTTATTGCCGTCCATTCGACGATCGGCTCCGGTGGAGAGCACAAACAGCTGTTCGAGACGACGGTCGAGGCGTTCCACGTTTCAATCGCCGACGGTGAGTTCGAACTCTCCGTCGAAACACGTGATGAACTCGCCGATAATTTCGCTTCGCTTTGGGAGAACTTCCGGGAGAGCACATGA
- a CDS encoding M20 family metallopeptidase, translated as MNEGSLAEYVHTHREELVALGLDLLAIDTSNPPGDTREIVAEIEEFLDPLPVDVERFAVDPAKPNLLVRVPGESDRTLLYNGHLDTVPFDDEAWAHDPLGERVDDRVYGRGATDMKGAVASMLFTIQAFAATDTEPPVDLLFAFVGDEEVGGDAGLPALLKNGDLNADACVIGEPTCEEGRHSVTVADRGSIWLTLEASGEGAHGSRPVLGVNAIDRLYNAVETVRERFGTQRLDIDPDMEPIVEESIEYYSPSMGEDVARDLFQYPSINLGILEGGDAINSVPQSAHAKIDVRLTAGVHTPDVLAGIRECVADCEGITIADVSWSVGTAEAPGSPLVEAVASTAADVTGERVFRRSATGGGDAKTLRNAGVSTVEFALGTDTVHAPDEYVPVDVLVDNAVVYAQLPEVWQFQIDQ; from the coding sequence ATGAATGAGGGGAGTCTCGCCGAGTACGTGCACACCCACCGCGAGGAACTGGTCGCGCTCGGTCTGGATCTCCTCGCAATCGATACGTCCAACCCACCCGGCGATACGCGCGAAATCGTTGCCGAGATCGAGGAGTTCCTCGACCCGCTTCCCGTCGACGTCGAGCGGTTCGCGGTCGATCCGGCGAAGCCGAACCTGCTCGTTCGGGTTCCCGGTGAGTCGGATCGCACGCTGCTATACAACGGCCACCTCGATACCGTTCCGTTCGACGACGAGGCGTGGGCGCACGACCCCCTGGGAGAACGTGTGGATGACCGCGTCTACGGCCGGGGCGCAACCGATATGAAGGGCGCTGTGGCGTCGATGCTGTTCACGATTCAAGCCTTCGCAGCTACCGACACTGAGCCACCTGTCGACCTCCTGTTTGCGTTCGTGGGCGACGAGGAAGTAGGCGGAGACGCGGGCCTGCCCGCGCTGCTGAAGAATGGAGATCTCAACGCGGATGCCTGTGTTATCGGGGAGCCGACCTGCGAGGAGGGGCGGCACTCCGTCACGGTCGCGGACCGGGGCAGCATCTGGCTGACGCTCGAAGCCAGCGGTGAGGGCGCCCATGGCTCCCGGCCAGTACTCGGCGTCAACGCAATTGACCGACTCTACAATGCCGTGGAGACCGTGCGCGAACGGTTCGGCACCCAGCGACTCGATATTGACCCTGACATGGAGCCGATCGTCGAAGAGTCCATCGAATACTACAGCCCGTCGATGGGCGAAGACGTCGCTCGAGATCTGTTTCAGTATCCCTCGATCAATCTCGGCATCCTCGAGGGGGGCGACGCGATAAACAGCGTTCCACAGTCCGCTCACGCCAAGATCGACGTGCGGTTGACAGCGGGTGTCCACACGCCCGACGTGCTCGCGGGGATTCGGGAGTGTGTCGCCGACTGCGAGGGTATCACAATAGCCGACGTCTCGTGGAGCGTCGGGACCGCCGAGGCTCCTGGCAGTCCGCTCGTCGAAGCTGTCGCGTCGACGGCGGCGGACGTCACGGGCGAGCGTGTCTTCCGGCGGAGTGCCACGGGCGGCGGGGACGCCAAGACCCTCCGAAACGCGGGGGTGTCGACTGTCGAGTTCGCGCTCGGAACCGACACCGTCCATGCGCCCGACGAGTACGTCCCTGTCGACGTGCTCGTCGATAACGCGGTCGTCTACGCACAGCTTCCAGAAGTGTGGCAGTTCCAGATAGATCAGTAG
- a CDS encoding thioredoxin family protein, translating into MATQTAKTDSVGSLDDGNLETAVEDSGVTLVEFYTEWCGTCKRMKPVLETLAEDTDAAILTIDIESNLETAIEFGAQSTPTFVLFADGQPVKQLRGGQNEQTLRDLIAQYND; encoded by the coding sequence ATGGCAACACAAACAGCGAAGACGGACAGCGTGGGTTCACTCGACGATGGCAACCTTGAGACTGCCGTCGAGGACAGCGGCGTCACTCTCGTGGAGTTCTACACGGAGTGGTGTGGGACCTGCAAGCGGATGAAGCCGGTTCTCGAAACACTCGCGGAAGACACTGACGCGGCGATCCTGACGATCGACATCGAATCAAATCTCGAAACAGCAATCGAGTTCGGTGCCCAGAGCACGCCCACGTTCGTCCTGTTCGCCGACGGGCAACCGGTGAAACAGCTTCGTGGCGGCCAGAACGAACAGACCCTCCGCGACCTGATTGCCCAGTACAACGACTAA
- the trxA gene encoding thioredoxin, whose translation MTPIQINGQTALTETVDEHDVVLVDFYADWCGPCQMLEPVVETIAAETDATVAKVDIDANQQLAAEYGVRSVPTLVLFADEQPVERLIGMQDESRLRTVIENHI comes from the coding sequence ATGACGCCGATCCAGATCAACGGACAGACCGCGCTGACTGAAACTGTCGACGAGCACGACGTCGTGCTCGTGGACTTCTACGCGGACTGGTGTGGGCCGTGCCAGATGCTCGAACCAGTCGTCGAGACTATCGCCGCCGAGACCGACGCGACGGTCGCAAAGGTCGATATTGACGCGAACCAACAGCTCGCCGCCGAGTACGGCGTTCGAAGCGTCCCCACGCTCGTCCTGTTCGCGGACGAGCAGCCGGTTGAGCGGCTGATCGGAATGCAAGACGAATCACGGCTTCGCACCGTTATCGAAAACCACATTTGA
- a CDS encoding DUF7521 family protein — protein MISPSIVVVKLITLFLSLLVAYLAFYAYKRSESHPMLYVSVGFVFIGVGAICEGLVYSVLGTSLFSAALIQAVLVSFGMVLILRSVMSNSNNEAI, from the coding sequence ATGATCAGCCCGTCAATCGTCGTCGTCAAGCTGATTACGCTGTTTCTCAGCCTTCTGGTCGCGTACCTCGCATTCTACGCATACAAGCGGAGTGAGAGCCATCCGATGCTCTACGTTTCTGTCGGCTTCGTATTCATAGGAGTCGGAGCTATCTGTGAAGGCCTCGTCTACAGTGTGTTGGGAACGTCGTTGTTCTCAGCGGCCCTCATACAGGCAGTACTCGTCTCATTTGGGATGGTGCTGATATTACGTTCGGTGATGTCTAATTCGAATAACGAGGCTATCTAA
- a CDS encoding MFS transporter, translated as MSTETDLKQGIREHLGQFSLHVLLVFATGLTIGSERAVVPVLGRDVLGVESLLVIGSFVVSFGFVKGLLNLYAGKWGGEYGRKPVLVLGWATALPLPIILIYAPSWAWITVGNVLLGINQALTWSMAINAKIDIAGPDQRGLAVGIDEAFGYTGVAVGAWVTGVIAAQTSLRPEPFYFLAAVVVLAFLISIFLIKETVHLAELEVEDDDHHDANLPFVEVLKRATYGDKTLFAAAQAGHIEKFVDTLFWLAVPLYLTSQGLGIAAVGFVVAVHSAMYFLQIATGGLADRIGRRPPVLAGMFLAGAGVLGMVLVDGYLPWVVLSGVSGLGMALLYPNLMTVPGDAAHPTWRATGMGVYRMWRDTGYGVGAILIGLSMELLSIEAAFYVIALLMFVSGAIVYVWMQETHPDFGTHEPPAPE; from the coding sequence ATGAGTACGGAAACTGACCTCAAACAGGGTATCCGTGAGCACCTCGGGCAGTTCTCACTCCACGTCCTCCTGGTGTTCGCCACCGGGTTGACCATCGGGTCCGAACGCGCAGTCGTCCCGGTACTGGGCCGTGACGTCCTCGGCGTCGAGTCCCTGCTCGTCATCGGCTCGTTCGTCGTCTCATTCGGCTTTGTCAAGGGCCTCTTGAACCTCTACGCCGGCAAATGGGGCGGCGAGTACGGCCGCAAGCCCGTACTCGTCCTCGGCTGGGCGACCGCACTCCCGCTGCCCATCATCCTCATCTACGCCCCGAGCTGGGCGTGGATCACTGTCGGGAACGTCTTACTGGGGATCAACCAAGCGTTGACCTGGAGTATGGCAATTAACGCCAAAATCGACATCGCGGGCCCCGACCAGCGCGGCCTCGCAGTCGGTATCGACGAAGCGTTCGGGTACACCGGCGTCGCCGTCGGCGCCTGGGTGACGGGTGTCATCGCCGCCCAGACGAGCCTTCGACCGGAGCCGTTCTACTTCCTCGCTGCTGTCGTCGTGCTGGCGTTCCTCATCTCGATCTTCCTGATCAAGGAGACGGTCCACCTCGCGGAGTTGGAGGTTGAGGACGACGACCATCACGACGCGAACCTGCCGTTCGTCGAGGTGCTGAAGCGCGCGACCTACGGCGACAAGACGCTGTTCGCCGCTGCCCAGGCGGGACACATCGAGAAGTTCGTCGACACGCTGTTCTGGCTCGCCGTCCCGCTGTATCTCACCAGTCAGGGACTCGGCATCGCGGCGGTCGGATTCGTCGTCGCCGTCCACAGCGCGATGTACTTCCTCCAGATCGCGACCGGCGGCCTCGCCGACCGGATCGGACGCCGACCACCGGTTCTCGCCGGGATGTTCCTCGCCGGCGCGGGCGTCCTCGGAATGGTCCTCGTCGACGGCTACCTCCCATGGGTTGTACTCTCCGGGGTGTCGGGGCTCGGGATGGCGTTGCTCTACCCGAACCTGATGACAGTGCCTGGAGACGCCGCGCACCCGACGTGGCGTGCGACCGGCATGGGCGTCTACCGGATGTGGCGGGACACCGGCTACGGTGTCGGCGCCATCCTCATCGGCCTCTCGATGGAGTTGCTGAGCATCGAGGCCGCGTTCTACGTAATTGCCCTGTTGATGTTCGTCTCAGGAGCGATCGTGTACGTCTGGATGCAGGAAACCCATCCCGACTTCGGGACGCACGAACCGCCCGCTCCGGAGTAA
- a CDS encoding MBL fold metallo-hydrolase, whose amino-acid sequence MEKLPPNEFSELVHDGDDDLLVVDIRHEADFEDWHIPGSVNVDVYDELTDDPEQAKDALSDLPREKRIVTVCAAGVVSQTATEVLNELGYDAVTLTDGMNGWSRIHRHAEVPADLDSTLVQVARPGKGCLSHVLVSDGEAAVFDPSHYLDEYELILDEYDATLVSVFDTHAHADHVSGAAELADRHDTSYYLHPKDALALDATPLEDGQAVPVGQTDVEVIHTPGHSEGSVSFDIEGAALLTGDTLFHESVGRVELGVEAGIEDSDVERNAATLYESLQRLLDRPDDALVLPAHDPGSPEPPVAATLAEVKDQNDDLGRDREEFVEELAADIPDHPPNFERVKRTNVGQESVPADELAELELGPNNCAAE is encoded by the coding sequence ATGGAGAAACTACCGCCGAACGAATTTAGCGAGCTGGTACACGACGGCGACGACGATCTGCTCGTCGTCGATATCCGCCACGAAGCAGATTTCGAGGACTGGCATATCCCGGGGAGTGTCAACGTCGACGTCTACGACGAACTCACTGACGACCCCGAACAGGCCAAAGACGCCCTCTCCGACCTCCCCCGTGAGAAGCGAATTGTCACGGTCTGTGCCGCAGGTGTCGTCTCCCAGACTGCAACAGAGGTCCTCAACGAACTGGGCTACGACGCAGTAACGCTTACCGACGGGATGAATGGCTGGAGCCGCATCCATCGGCACGCAGAAGTACCAGCCGACCTCGATAGCACGCTCGTTCAGGTCGCGCGTCCGGGAAAGGGCTGTCTTTCACACGTTCTCGTCTCGGACGGGGAGGCCGCCGTCTTCGACCCGTCGCACTATCTCGACGAGTACGAACTGATCCTCGACGAGTACGATGCCACCCTCGTCAGCGTCTTCGACACGCACGCCCACGCCGACCACGTCTCCGGAGCCGCAGAGCTCGCCGACCGACACGATACATCCTACTACCTTCACCCGAAAGACGCGCTCGCGCTCGACGCGACACCCCTCGAAGACGGCCAGGCCGTACCGGTCGGACAGACCGACGTCGAGGTCATTCACACGCCGGGCCACAGCGAGGGAAGCGTCTCGTTCGACATCGAGGGTGCAGCGTTGCTCACGGGCGATACACTCTTCCACGAGAGTGTGGGACGCGTCGAACTTGGCGTCGAAGCAGGCATCGAGGATTCCGATGTCGAACGGAACGCGGCAACACTCTACGAGAGTCTCCAGCGATTGCTCGATCGACCGGACGACGCGCTCGTCCTGCCGGCCCACGACCCTGGGTCCCCTGAACCGCCAGTCGCTGCGACCCTTGCTGAAGTCAAAGACCAAAACGACGATCTGGGCCGCGACCGGGAGGAATTCGTCGAGGAACTCGCAGCGGACATTCCGGACCATCCGCCGAACTTCGAACGTGTCAAGCGGACGAACGTGGGACAAGAGTCGGTTCCAGCCGACGAGCTGGCCGAGCTGGAACTGGGCCCCAACAACTGCGCCGCCGAGTAA
- a CDS encoding cytochrome c biogenesis CcdA family protein: MALFASSSLLVAAYAAGVLMFFAPCSVGLLPAYLSYFYTQGEDAVRADQSDASGPVRIAFLVNGILVFLVGAIPLFYMSVAGIRVLLPGYELIVPLAKLGTGSYYPPVAVVVVGTLLMLLGLGRRAVIDGLRVGGFVTAGVVTVYLLIGGVVLLLGQWIEPYLVSMELLVGPLLIGIGIMYYYNLSPLQSIRLPERDSATIPAFFVFGIVYGVGSLACNLPVFLGMILTSFTTEGLVQGLAVFGSFGAGMGTLVLGVSVVARVTGSSLSLGKYGQSARYAGSLAFVVIGVYVTWYSLRSFGYLPSGAMFG; the protein is encoded by the coding sequence ATGGCACTGTTTGCTTCATCATCACTACTAGTGGCGGCGTACGCTGCGGGTGTCTTGATGTTCTTTGCTCCGTGTAGTGTTGGGCTCCTCCCTGCGTACCTCTCGTACTTTTATACACAAGGCGAAGATGCAGTGCGAGCAGACCAATCGGACGCGTCTGGTCCTGTCCGGATAGCATTCCTGGTTAATGGCATTCTTGTGTTTCTCGTCGGGGCGATTCCGCTCTTCTACATGTCGGTTGCCGGTATTCGGGTTTTGCTCCCCGGCTATGAGTTGATCGTTCCACTCGCGAAACTCGGAACAGGGAGTTACTATCCCCCAGTCGCCGTTGTCGTCGTCGGCACACTCCTCATGCTCTTGGGGCTCGGCCGACGCGCAGTGATTGATGGGCTTCGCGTCGGCGGGTTCGTGACGGCCGGCGTAGTCACCGTCTATCTGCTTATTGGCGGTGTCGTGCTTCTCCTCGGCCAGTGGATCGAACCGTATCTCGTGTCGATGGAACTCCTCGTTGGGCCGCTCTTGATCGGTATCGGTATCATGTACTACTACAACCTTTCTCCGCTGCAGTCGATCCGCCTCCCTGAGCGAGATTCAGCAACGATTCCAGCCTTCTTTGTGTTCGGTATCGTGTACGGAGTTGGCAGCCTAGCGTGTAATCTGCCGGTCTTTCTGGGGATGATTCTCACGTCATTCACGACGGAAGGGCTCGTGCAGGGACTTGCCGTGTTTGGCTCATTCGGAGCGGGTATGGGGACACTCGTTCTCGGTGTCAGTGTGGTCGCACGCGTTACGGGGAGTTCACTCTCGCTTGGCAAATACGGACAGTCCGCTCGCTACGCTGGCAGTCTGGCCTTCGTCGTGATCGGCGTCTACGTGACGTGGTACTCGCTCCGGTCGTTCGGGTATCTCCCTAGCGGAGCGATGTTCGGATAG
- a CDS encoding helix-turn-helix domain-containing protein, which produces MSLYEASIRVKHECPYRSISERYPDLTIREWPLSDCQVLEITSEATPTDELLEEIDQLGTVLHESADEDGYHVVTQSCLCSLEESIIDRFEEHNCLYQSPTIYRQGWEHYTVIAFDGEDIRALLGDLRSDREIELLSKTPISEKQVPHSMLAPVDQLFENLTDRQVAALQLALETGYYEQPRKTSLRDLAEQTSVARSTYEEHLRKAENKLLTNAGQFLRLVTATTTSNPLQVETTPQEEQAAD; this is translated from the coding sequence ATGAGTCTGTACGAGGCGTCGATCCGGGTCAAACACGAGTGCCCGTACCGGTCGATATCGGAACGCTATCCGGACTTAACGATACGCGAGTGGCCGCTGAGCGACTGCCAAGTTCTCGAAATCACATCCGAGGCGACGCCCACCGACGAGTTACTCGAGGAGATCGATCAGCTCGGCACCGTGCTGCACGAGTCAGCGGACGAGGACGGGTATCACGTCGTTACGCAGTCCTGTCTCTGCTCGCTCGAGGAATCTATCATCGACCGATTCGAGGAACATAATTGCCTGTATCAGTCCCCGACGATCTACCGACAGGGCTGGGAGCACTACACGGTGATTGCGTTTGATGGAGAAGACATCCGGGCGCTGCTCGGTGACTTGCGCTCTGATAGGGAGATCGAACTCCTCTCGAAAACCCCGATTTCAGAGAAGCAGGTTCCGCACAGTATGTTGGCCCCGGTCGACCAGCTCTTCGAAAACCTCACAGACCGGCAGGTGGCAGCACTCCAGTTAGCGCTCGAAACGGGCTACTACGAACAGCCACGGAAGACGTCGCTGCGTGACCTCGCCGAGCAGACGTCCGTCGCTCGGTCGACGTACGAGGAACACCTTCGAAAGGCGGAGAACAAACTGCTCACGAACGCGGGTCAGTTCCTCCGGTTAGTCACCGCGACGACGACATCGAACCCGCTACAGGTCGAAACAACCCCGCAGGAAGAACAGGCCGCCGACTAA
- a CDS encoding DsbA family protein gives MDIPSPITRRRAVLGGIGTVLAGGSIVYGASRLDASQDSKVPTAAPFHTSSNTTGFEIDLQGHPIMGPLDAPIDMYYWSDYQCPFCRRFEQNTLPKIIRNHVQSGTVRVVFIEFPYMGKTSMTAAVMDRCVWRQVREDTPQAYWRWHSTMFDKQGSKNSGWASKANLLEITRGVDGVDASAVDSCMQTHRSEIEASINKDMSRAAQFGIRGTPAFILYNRDVDAAGKLVGAQPYDRFDEAITRVQNA, from the coding sequence ATGGATATTCCGTCTCCGATCACACGACGGCGTGCGGTTCTTGGTGGTATCGGAACGGTCCTCGCTGGTGGTAGCATCGTCTACGGAGCTTCGAGACTAGACGCAAGCCAGGATTCGAAAGTTCCGACTGCGGCCCCGTTCCACACCAGTTCCAACACGACCGGGTTTGAAATTGACCTGCAGGGCCATCCGATAATGGGGCCATTAGACGCCCCTATCGATATGTACTACTGGAGTGACTACCAGTGCCCCTTCTGCCGTCGCTTCGAGCAGAATACGCTTCCGAAGATAATCCGGAACCACGTCCAATCGGGCACCGTTCGGGTTGTCTTCATCGAGTTTCCCTACATGGGCAAAACGTCGATGACCGCGGCAGTGATGGATCGCTGTGTCTGGCGGCAGGTGAGAGAGGACACCCCTCAGGCATACTGGCGGTGGCATTCGACTATGTTCGACAAGCAGGGCTCAAAGAACTCGGGATGGGCGTCGAAAGCGAATCTCCTGGAGATCACTCGAGGCGTCGACGGTGTCGATGCAAGTGCTGTCGATTCGTGTATGCAGACCCATCGAAGCGAGATTGAGGCGTCGATTAACAAGGATATGAGCCGGGCGGCACAGTTCGGGATCCGTGGGACGCCTGCGTTCATTCTCTACAATCGCGATGTAGATGCCGCTGGCAAACTCGTCGGGGCACAGCCATACGACCGATTCGACGAAGCAATCACACGGGTGCAGAACGCATGA